Part of the Amblyomma americanum isolate KBUSLIRL-KWMA chromosome 7, ASM5285725v1, whole genome shotgun sequence genome, GCAATGCTTGCTCGCTGCCACTTAGACTCCTTTTACATATATGTGAAGTCTGCACGCACTCAGGCTTTATGAAATGTTGATGTGAACGTGAATATGGAGATGTTCTTGCCTGAGCATCGCGAGCTTGGGTGTGGCATGGTCGCTACGTGCACGTTGTGTACCGCCATTGTGGACGCTTAAGCCCGCTTAAGTTCAGTACAGAGGACTGCAGCGCCTGTCCAAAGTTTTTTTGTGACAGCGTGCTGCGTAGTGGCGAGTACTGCCCTACTAAACAGCTGAGCTATTTTGTTATTGGAAATAGTTGTCTCGTGTGTGTAAACTGTCAACTGATTGCATTATTGCTGAAAACTGTGCAGCGAAAGCATGAACGCATCGGAGACGTGACGAAACGCGCAGTGCCTCGTCTTTTCTCATTctttaaaaatatattttaaagATAACGTTTGGAAATGCTGACGCCAAGCTGGCTTACACCTTTGCACTGTCATTTTTCGAACAGACAAGCGGTAGCACACATTAGTCGGATCTGACGGCGCTTTCTTGATCTTGTACTTTGCCTATTCTTGCTTGCCATCCGCGGGATGGCGTCTCAATTTCTGAATGGAAGCTTAGATGCGGCTTTATACAGGTTGGTGTCATCCGCTGTATAGAGTGAGTGGGCATACTGAGTTCACAGTGTTGGTAAACAATCATTCGTTCCGGATGTTCGTACAAGAGTCCGCGTGGCCACTTGCGCACGTGCCAAAAACAGTGCCACCGGCTAAATGCGTTAACAGCAGCAATATATCCGCCTGGTTGAGAGAAGTCTTGTCGTTTATATGACCTCCACTTTTCAAGTACCTGCAGTAAAAGCTCGATTAGAGGGCGTCTTGCACATACATCGCAACCATTGATGCTGTATCAGTAGAGGCACCCTATAGTACAGACAACGGAGTAAGATACAGACGCATTCCTCCAGTTCACTCAGCTCGTTCCTGAAACATTCACGTTCGTTGGTCATGTTTGAACTTGCGTGCGCCTCGTAACATGCATGTGAGAATGGCGATGAAGGATGCAAGtaagcccgccgcggtggttcagtggtgagggcgctcggctactgatccggagttcccgttttcgaacccgacagcggcggctgcgtttcgatggaggcgaaacgccgaGGCGCCctttgctgtgtgatgtcagtgcacgttaaagatccccaggtggtcgaatttattccggagccctccactacggcacctctttcttcctttattatttcactccctcctttatccattcccttacggcgcggttcaggtgtccgccggtatgtgagacagatactgcgccatttcctttcctcaaaaaccaattttcaagaatGCAcgtagggcgcttgactactgatccggagtttccgggttcgaacccgaccgcggcggctgcgtttttatgaaggcaaaacgctaaggcgcccgtgtgctgtgcgatgtcagtgcacgttaaagatccctaggtggtcgaaatttttccggagcccttcactatggcacctcttccttcctttcttctttcactccctcctttattccttccattacgacgcggttcgggtgtccaacgatatatgagacagatactgcgccatttccttttcccccaaaccaattattattattattattaagaatgcACGTTAACACTTCCTGTATCGCTGCCGAACCGCACTTGCCATATATTTTGCGCTGAGGATCAATGTCATATTGGACGCCATAGTGTGGGCATATTACACCGTTGCCTAATGCGCTTATCACTACCTGCTTTGACCTGCACCGTGGAAATAGGCCGAGTGTTCTACTAAGATGCCTGTGACGCCAAGTAGCCATTTACACAGTTGAAGGTTAAACAGCACAACGGCGCATGGACAAAGAAAAGGTACCGTTGTATTATTAATAACCGTTCGTGTTATTAATCTATACAGCTGTTGAGGTGAATATGTCTTCCAGCTTATCAGAGGTGTAAAGTTTACAATGTGCTAACTGAACGCATCACCTTCCCAGCTGCTGGACTGCCAGTGCCTACTACGTCCAGACGGCAGCAGCTACACATCTAATGCAAGCTCAGGATTCTGTTTCAACGAGTGCACCATGTTCGTGCCATTCGTGGCGGTGCTTGGCTTGGCCAGGATGGTCTTCGCCACATCCAAGGCCGGCAGCGCCCTCATTGGCATAAGGTCTGGCCAGATTTCTTTGTTCATTGTGTTTGTATATTTGGTGCCTGCTCACCTTAACACCGCTCAACTTCATGCAGCCCTGCGCTCATTCTATAGTGTCCAACCTACTAAGTGGGTTTAGTGCATTTTCAAGTTAGATGAAAGCTTGTCTTGTGGGGGACAATTATGACTAAACGAGCATAAGCGAGCTGACTCACACGCGCAAGCGCTAATCAGGTGGCAAGCAGATTTAAGCACGGGCACATGCAAGACGGGTTCGGCACATGGTGTATGGTGCGTTAATGTACAGGGTGAACATTGTCCCAATTTTAATTCAAAAATTGTGCTGCGATCTCAGTGTGCGAATTTTCGAGATGAATACACAGTGTCTGGATAGTTTCTTGCCCAAGAATTCCCGCACCCTCAGAGCTCATCCGGTGACCAGGGCCATCTACGTGTTCAAGTAAGGCGCTAAAGCTTGCGTGGAATTTCATGCTGGTCTTCTTTTCCCCTTTTGTCGACGTGATTTAGTTCCCTTTTTCATATGAGTGTTCTTAGCTAGCGCTTCGTCGCACGCCTTTGCGACAGTTAGGACAGAAACCAGTCGGCTTTTGACGTTTATCTTCGTCTTGCTTGAAGAGCACACGCAATTCGCCACCTTATACACTGGTTCTAGGACAACAAATACTGGACGCAGGGCGCCTAGTAACTGGCCCGCACATACTCCAGGTGCAGCTAAACATGAGATCAGTGCTATTAGGAGCGTGTAAGCGAGGCTGTGCGAAGGAGGAATACATTTTTTAACACCAATGCTCGAAGTCTGGCTCCATCGAAAGGCGGTCTCTAGTGATATGAGCACAAGTGGAGAAGAAACAaacagggagagagagaaagcggctggcgACTTGTTTAACGCATGTTTTTGTACGAAggtgagaaatcatttttaaaggtcgtTGTTTGCTCAGTTTATGTCGCGAACCTGAAACAAGCGATCCCCACGCTCTGCtagtgtgctcgttgttgttgTGTAGCCTTGAGGCTGAGTGACCAACTCTAGACCTACTCATGGTGTTAGGGAACGAGTTTCCCTTGTTCTTCCAGCCTTTGTGTATATATGGTTGCCAActttttctaatttttctttgtCTCAGGTTTCAGAAAATATGTTAATAATTCTTACCAAAAATCACAGTGAAATTTTCGAAACGGCAGAGAATAAACGTTCCGACCGCCACtgacaagaagaataaaaaatggttacCAGCTTCATATTCACGACGTCTCTACATTGTAGCGCAGTGAACCTCAGATCCCTTGTCTATACTGGTTGGGGTTCTGAGGCCCTTCGAGACCTTGAAATTAAGGCCCGTCTAACCCTAATGcattctgccgcagtggctcTAGCTAGGAGCTCGCGCCCAAAGATCCACGGGCAGAAACATTCACCTAtgtatctattttttttcttcttctctagACCAAGCTGTATGCAtccgaaagaagaaaaaattgccaTCGCTGTCCTTCTCACCCTTGGTTCCATCTTCGGTTCGTCATGATATTTGTTACTTTTGTTTGTTATGGTAACATTACTCCCTTTACCAAATTTGTTTAACTTCTGATCAAATCAACAAAAAAGATTCGCTGTTTGAAGAATGAAATACAAGACCGgtgaatcattgccgcatttgtcTTGGATGATCGCTTTATAGAATGGTAATCGTTGTGAAAACAAGGACTTCGACATCGATACCTGTGCGCGAAATCTTGCTTACGTGGCCTCGACGTCAGCGCGACTTAGTGATATACTGTGCGatgttttgttaattttttttactgcccAGTAGCCTTGCCATCAATATAGAAAACAAACTCTAATAAAATTTTCTCAAATTATGAAATAACCTCTTTCTGCTGTAGAGAATGGACTGATCTAAATGTCTGCTTCTCCTTTATTGTTTTATGTTTTCGCAATTCTGTGTATGATATTTCATTGCCTGTTTCTCCTCAATTTTAGCGCCACTGGAATTTAAGCATCGCGGTTATTTTAGCCAAACAACGCATTTATCGTGCCTGAACCTATGAAGTTGCTTGCAAAATGTTTTAGCTTTGTATCTTAATAAAGAAAATGCCGTTAGCGTGCAGCCGAATGTTTTTCCCGTGGCCGCTAACTGATAAGGATGATGCAAGCTTTTATTAGTCCTATGGGAACACGGCGGGATTCCCTTTGCGTAAACAGCAAGCAACGCccgtacagcctttgccaaaagtatagAGCCCAAGGAGTTTGCTTCCTAGCTGTGCAGTGGTGCTTCTGTAGCATTATTGAAAGCTCTATCCGTCGGAGAGGGCAGTACCAAAACATATTCTTCAGGAAATTTGGAACACAGGACGCATTGCGAGGCACACGGCTTGGCTCGGAAGCAAACCTCCTGGGCTCTAAACTATTGACAAGAGGTGcaccatcgggggcaaaagtaacagacccccaCCTCTAAGTTCCGACCCGTGCAACTGTACTTAAGGGCGTTATCTGACAAAGCACTTGGTGCGTCAAAACGGGCCCACtgcgccggtctcgacaccagaagtgttttgtcaggtggcgcccccacgcagagtggcacgggccGGAACTTGGAGGCGGGAGTCTGTTACTTTTGCTCCCGATGGTACGTTACGCACCCGCTGACAGCGATTGGCCATTTCTCAACTACCATGTCCACACGGCCACGATCATGCCTGTCATCTACCTGATGCCGATGTCATTAGGAAGCGCCGTTTCAGCCTGTCTTGTTCTTGATCTCCGACAGGTTTCATCCCGTACCCGGTCATCTACGGGGCCATCATGGACAGGTCGTGTCTGGTCTGGGAGGTGAACTGCGGCGCGCGCGGCAACTGCTGGGTGTACGACGCGGCCACGTTCCGTTACCTGCTGCACGGCGCCTCGATGGGTTTCATCGTACTCGGGGCGCTCTTCAGCCTCGCCATATACGTGTTCGGACGCCACTCGTGTCAGCTGCGCGCCGATCAGGAAGCCAGCGACGAGGACGAAGACGTGGTCTTCATGAGGCACATCGGACACCCCGGAATAACACACTCCACGTGACGAACGCTCGCCGCAGCGCGAGCACAGGCCCATTGCTCGCGAACGGTTTTTTTCCCCTCCTAGCAGTCATGAACGGAACAGGTTCTGTACGTTCGGCGTTAAATGCATTATGTAGGCACTGTCTCGCGTGTAAAGCTGCTAGGTTAAAGGTGCTGTGCGGAAAAAGTTAATGCCCAATTCagccgcaattttttttccatatgCGTGGAGAATAACAAAAAACAAACGAAAGGAAAACTCACGTGGTAAGCGTCGCTAGCTTGACGTTCCTTCATAGACGTTATGAAGAGAGTGCCTTAATGAAGCTCAGGAACCTACGTGCCGGCAAATATAAGCTTGCACGCCGTTGTCTTTGACACTCAAGCGCAGCATGTTTAAGGCCTGGTCCACTAATGCTTTATTCTTTGCGTGGACAAAGTATTGCGGATCTGCGTCAATAAGCGAATATGTGTTTACGTGAGACAGGCCAAGCCACATGCACTCATGACCACTGAAGACAGAGATATGAGACCATGTTTTCATGGTCAGCATGGCTGCTATAGAAATAACTAGACGTGGAAATCTTTGCCAGCCCTGTATAACAACCTGAGGAGCTGATATTGCTTTGCGTAATGCACCTTTCTTCACAAGTTAGAGGCAACAACACGTCTTGTTAGGTTGTCTACAAATAAACCTTATAGATATTTAAGACAAGAGAACAAGCACCAGTGGTTACTTCCAAGTTGTCTTGAGCTCTACTGAGCTCTGTTTACTTACTAGACTTGACTGGCATTTGTCCACACTGGAAACGTTCATACACATTTGGTGGGTAGCACCTCACCTCACCACAAACGGCTGCTCAACATGCTGATTTTCTAGGGAGCACGTCTCCGCATTGTTCACCCGAGGGCACACAAGGCATGCACGCAACAGCTACGCACACACAGTCACTATATCTACAGATGAAAGGTCTGACgcaaaatgaagtggtgagtcACTACATCGCAGTCTTATTCTCGCACGTGCGTTCAGAGCAGCTTACTGGACCCGCGGCTCTCACGTCTCTCTTGGGCGCATCTGTGTTGTCACATTGGCCATCTTGAGCCGTCACGCTGGCACCGTCTTCAAGCACGATGGAGCCCAGAAGCGGTTCGTCGTTGTCCGTGAGCACCCCTTCCTCGGCGTCCGGAACCGCGCCGCTCTGGACGTACTTCCAGTCGCCGGTCTTCTTGTAGTAAGCGTCCGACTTGGCGTCACCCGTGGCTGACCAGGCGCACGGGTAGTGCTTCTGCGAGATCCAGTAGTAACTGCAGATAGCCGCCAGTAGGAGGCCTAAGAACAGCGTGCCCCCTACGATGCTTAGAACGAGCGCCAGATACTGCATTGATGCTTATGGATGCCGGACCACAGCAGATCTTCGCAAATGTCTGTCGAGGAGGGCTGTGGACGCTAAGGGCTTATGGGTAGGGTCCTTGTTCATACGCTCTAGTGAATTACCACGCCGTAGATCGTGGCGGTCTGCATCAGTATAACAGTGGACGTGTTATTCTGTTAGAATTTGGCTCTCACACAGCAGAACTTTTGTTGCGGACGCACTTACAGCGGCTGGAGCGCGTCGGAATCCACAAATTCAGCTGGAGCACGGATGCTTTACGACACGAGGTTCAGCATGAGATATATTGTCGCACTGCTTGACCAAGATGATTCTTAAGGCCGTGACTGAAGTCCCGAACTTCCAGGGAGCTTGCACTGGTGCCTTCACTTTCACAGGCTCGAGGATTGCCGCAAAGTTCTGTGGTAGTCAGGAACACGAAAGTCGCAGCGCTCGCAGCCCCAAGACGTTGGGCACGCAGGAGTCAGCACTTCCACTGGGATCGTGGCGAGGAGCTGGAATTGTGAAAGCTGTCTCCGGACAACCCGTTCTGCGTCTCCCTCTCGGCGAATATCGAAGAGAAAACAAGCAGGTACGAAGCAGTCAGCACCGGGGCTTTCTTCCTCCGTCAGTGTTGACGCTACGCCGCTCGTCCGTAACTAGTGCACTCGTGCAGGCTCCGCCGTCGCTGTGGCCCCCTTGGCTCTGCGGCGCTTCGCTCAGGCATGGTGTGAAACGGCTTCCTGGCGGGAAAACTGCGTTCCATGCGTACTCCGCTCTGCTGTCGTCGTCGTTCCGTCGTCGGCCTGCAGCGTGAAAAGAGGAAAGGAAGTGCGCAGTCTTTTGGGGCGCACGGAGGCGAGTTAATTTTAATGCTCGGGCGCACGCGCACCCTGCTGGACCGGGCCAGCGGTGGAGCGTTGAATTCAGAGCGGACtactggaggaaaaaaaaagggggggggggggacgggggGAAGGGAGGCGCCGGGCGCGTGCCGCTCATGTCGAAGGGAGCTGCTGCAGCGCAGGGTGGCTGGCTGTCTGGATGACTGCATGCGCGCGCTTCTAGGGCGGTTGCGGTAATTTGCGCTCCAAGAACAGGCCTTACGTCAGGAAGGTCGCTGGGGCGTGTAGCAGCGGGATGCGAAGGCTCGCCCACAGATAGCTATGAGGAAATCATTACGTCTTTATGCCGGAGAGGTTCCTCAAAATTCCTTGTTATTCTTTTTCACGCCTTCTTGCCATGCTGGAACCTTTGTAACATTTCGATGACTTTGTCTATTTGTGCTCGAAAATAAGGCGGGTCTTCGAATGCTCACGAGTGGTGGAGCCGTTCGCTAAATTATTTAATGGGATCATAACGTTGAGATGTAATTGAATGCTTCATCATGAAAAATCGAGGAAACGTGATAACCTGTCACATAATGTCTGGCTTGTGCACTTTCAGAGGTCTCAAGATtgcttttaagctgttttcttcgGTGGTAATGATATTCACGTGCAACTTCCACACTGTAGATGAGTTAAAACTCGTCTCACCATACAGTccttatatatataaaaaaaaaactctgaagAAACAAGTTACCATCGGAGAAGGAAAGGGGATCGCCGAAAACCCCACACTTGTTAATAAAAACAAAGATATATAACGCAGACCACTACGAAATTCAGGAACGCAGTCGGGCACATTTTACGTGGTAACAAAAGTTTGACGTTGCGTTGTAAAACGTCGGCTATAAGAGTCGTCGTAACGACTGCAATTTCCAATCGGAAACGTTGACGCTTAACGTATTTCGCTGAGTACTCCTCGGTTTTCACCCGATTAGGTTACCTTGAAAACTAGCAGTACTTTTGAATAAGGGACATATAAAAAGAGCACCTACTTTTCGCACTAAAGCTAAAATCAACATTCACGGGAACATTTGCTTTCTACCTTAGTACTGAGTGCTTCGCATTTTTGATCACCAGTCGAGACGAACATACCGAGAAATCCAAAAGCATGCTTATTCACCGAGTGAAGAAATGCTCAAAAATATGTGTCATGCTGTAATATTCTACGGTATAGGGAAGATAACTGTCACTTCTTGTGTCGCGACAAATTTTTTGCaatatttcttttgtttcttagCAAGGAGGCAAAACTCCCAAGGCcagcttttcttttcctttctttctttctttctttctttctttctttctttctttctttctttctttctttctttctttctttctttctttctttctttctttctttctttctttccttctttcttgcttactttctttctttctttctttatttattcctttcattctttctttctttctttcctttctttttctttctttccttctctctctctttctttctttctttctttccttccttatttctttctttatttattcctttctttctttctttctttattcctttcttttttcctttctttctttcctttcttttttctttctttccttctctctctctctctctctctctctctttctttctttctttctttccttttttctttgtttctttcttcctttatttattcctttctttctttctttccttctttctttatttatttattcctttctttcttttttctttcttcctttcctttcttttttctttctttccttctctctttctttctttccttctttctttctttctttctttctttatttattcctttctttcttttttctttctttctctcctttcttttttctttctttccttctctctctctctctctctctctctctttctttctttctttctttctttctttctttcttcttttcttttttctttctttccttctctctctctctctttctttctttctttcttaaggATTTAACGCATCCGATGCTCTAATCACAGTCTACTTATCCACGATCCGCGTCGGTCGCTCCCGGGAGATCTCGCCCTACTTACACTTCATCTACCCGCAAGTGTCTGCAGCAGCTGCACGCACTCGTCCAGCGATAAATGCACCCGCTGACAGCACGCTTATTACGAGTACGCGTTTTCAGCCACCAGATACAGTGTGTAATACATGGTTTAGATAAGGTGGTCACTAAGTGAGCTGGCGTGCTATGGAGATAGTAATCTCTAATAAATTAATATCGCGCTCGATCGACGCCCAGCTGGTTCTTTTCTACCCAGCAAAGCTGTCCGTGTACAAGCAGGAGCGTATACTTTCTGTTGCACACGCAACCTCGGAAAGACTCGTCAACGCGCATCTATTTACTGACGCACGGATTGCTTAGACTACCCGATTTTCTGTAATTTCTTTCTGTTCATTTTCTCAAACAACCGCAATCACTACATTGTTTTCATTTTTCCAccgtagcggtggcctagtggtatgagcatccgtctcgcatgcgggaggtgcggggttcgatccccagtaccgccgggcacccaccggtgatacaatggtacaagctttcccctggtctggtgctcggcctatttagggtgaaatgcttggaaaatgggtctttgaccccacctcgagtTGAAGAaaataccctgtgccatggcgctctttggtcgcggatgcccttgcgccaaaaaaatccataatcattaTGGTCATTTTTCCCATAAAGCAAAAGAACGACTTACTTCTGAAGGGCGTCAGCTGCAGTGCGGCAGTGTGCATAAGTGCATGTTTTCTGTTATTTAGTGTAGAGAAAGTGAGCGTATACTGTCTGCAATAATTCCCATTTGTTTCTAAGAGCGAGGAAGTGTTGCCCTGTTTAAGATAATCTCTAGCTCTGTTCCAACCTTTTAGTTCCGGTGGGAGTAGTCCGTTTATTAAATTGACACATACGGAATCTACGCCGTGACTGTAAGCCTTGCTGGTGCGTTCGCCCTAGAAACGGGCGCGGCGGAGACAACAGCGTTTTCGGTAGGACACAGCGTGAAAGTTAGTGCGTACTTCGACGGAGGCACATAGCACACCATAATGACGGCCAAGCAATCGAGACGGGCAACAACAT contains:
- the LOC144098582 gene encoding uncharacterized protein LOC144098582, with the translated sequence MQYLALVLSIVGGTLFLGLLLAAICSYYWISQKHYPCAWSATGDAKSDAYYKKTGDWKYVQSGAVPDAEEGVLTDNDEPLLGSIVLEDGASVTAQDGQCDNTDAPKRDVRAAGPVSCSERTCENKTAM